One window of the Paenibacillus beijingensis genome contains the following:
- a CDS encoding AAA family ATPase yields MEIYTADLQLCSAIRHNLESCILGKQQEIEQLLIAVLAGGHILIEDVPGTGKTQLVKALAKSIGGQFRRIQCNPDLLPTDITGVSIYHPKEEKFRFRPGPVMSNLLLTDEINRATTKTQSALLEAMEEGSVTVDGATYKLPSPFIMIATQNPIEFEGTYLLPEAQLDRFMMKMSLGYPTEADERRMVLARGGGHPSDALAQVAEVEDIERLQQQAELVHVDDAVGDYLVRIIRGTREHPNVRLGASPRAAVSLMKAVKACALVQQRDYVIPDDVKRLAVPVLAHRLLLLPEARMNGILAEDTIAEVVRQTAVPVRLER; encoded by the coding sequence ATGGAAATCTATACAGCCGACTTGCAGTTGTGCTCTGCGATACGTCATAACTTGGAATCGTGCATTCTGGGGAAACAGCAAGAAATTGAACAGCTGCTTATTGCCGTGCTGGCGGGCGGCCACATTCTCATCGAGGACGTACCCGGAACGGGCAAGACGCAGCTTGTCAAAGCGCTGGCCAAATCGATCGGCGGACAGTTCCGCCGCATTCAGTGCAATCCCGATTTGCTCCCGACCGATATTACGGGCGTCTCGATCTATCACCCGAAGGAAGAGAAGTTCCGTTTCCGTCCGGGACCGGTCATGTCAAACCTGCTGCTTACCGACGAAATCAACCGCGCCACGACCAAGACGCAATCGGCCTTGCTGGAAGCGATGGAAGAGGGCAGCGTTACCGTGGATGGAGCAACTTACAAGCTCCCGTCTCCGTTTATTATGATCGCGACCCAGAATCCGATCGAGTTCGAGGGAACCTATTTGCTTCCGGAAGCGCAGCTGGACCGGTTCATGATGAAGATGTCGCTCGGTTATCCCACTGAGGCCGATGAACGGCGGATGGTGCTGGCCCGGGGCGGAGGGCATCCTTCAGATGCGCTAGCCCAAGTGGCCGAGGTGGAAGATATTGAACGGCTTCAGCAGCAGGCGGAGCTCGTGCATGTGGATGACGCCGTCGGCGATTACCTCGTGCGGATCATTCGCGGAACGCGCGAGCATCCGAACGTTCGGCTGGGGGCGAGTCCGCGCGCTGCGGTATCTCTGATGAAGGCGGTCAAAGCGTGCGCGCTCGTTCAGCAGCGGGATTACGTTATCCCCGACGATGTGAAGCGCCTCGCGGTGCCTGTTCTCGCCCACCGGCTGCTGCTGCTGCCGGAAGCGAGAATGAACGGCATCCTTGCTGAGGATACCATAGCGGAAGTGGTGCGCCAGACGGCGGTGCCGGTCCGCCTGGAGCGCTAG
- the rpmG gene encoding 50S ribosomal protein L33, producing MRVIVTLACTETGDRNYTTSKNKKTNPERLEKMKYSPRLKRRTLHRETR from the coding sequence ATGAGGGTTATCGTAACGCTGGCTTGCACCGAAACGGGAGACCGCAACTACACGACGTCGAAGAACAAGAAAACGAATCCCGAGCGTCTGGAAAAGATGAAGTACAGCCCGCGCCTCAAACGGCGTACGCTTCACCGCGAAACGAGATAA
- the spoVAE gene encoding stage V sporulation protein AE → MIFLWAFIIGGAICVLGQLMFDVVKLTPAHTMSVLVVLGAIVDGLGWYEPLIKFAGAGVTVPITSFGNALVHGALTELHAVGWIGVISGIFKVTSAGVSAAIIFSFLAALVVRPKG, encoded by the coding sequence ATGATTTTTTTGTGGGCCTTTATTATCGGCGGTGCAATCTGCGTACTTGGGCAGCTGATGTTCGACGTCGTCAAGCTGACGCCGGCTCATACGATGAGCGTCCTGGTCGTTCTCGGCGCGATCGTAGACGGTCTCGGCTGGTATGAGCCGCTTATCAAATTTGCCGGCGCGGGTGTGACGGTGCCGATTACCAGTTTCGGCAATGCGCTTGTGCACGGCGCGTTGACCGAACTGCATGCCGTAGGATGGATTGGCGTCATCTCCGGCATTTTTAAAGTGACGAGCGCCGGTGTGTCGGCGGCGATTATTTTTTCGTTTCTGGCAGCGCTCGTCGTGCGCCCGAAAGGGTGA
- the spoVAD gene encoding stage V sporulation protein AD, with translation MLRGKQTWWFENRPVIIGTGTVVGPDEGDGPLAAEFDLVHPELDMQQKSWEKAERLLLEQASDLAMKNARIQNDQLEFFVGGDLMNQIISSTFAARTIGVPYLGVFGACSTSMESLALAALIVNSNSGKYVLAGTSSHNCTVEKQFRYPTEYGSQKPPTAQYTVTGAGAAIVAAEGTGPVVECATIGRIVDLGIKDPFNMGGAMAPAAVDTIQMHLTDTGRSPKDYDLIVTGDLASVGHSIAADLLERGGVPMDQTQFGDCGLMIYDVEKQKVQAGGSGCGCSAVVTYAHLLKRLAKGELSRILVVATGALLSPLSYQQGESIPCIAHAVSIERNEVFA, from the coding sequence ATGCTGCGCGGCAAACAGACGTGGTGGTTCGAGAATCGTCCCGTCATTATCGGAACCGGCACGGTAGTCGGTCCGGATGAAGGCGACGGTCCGCTCGCTGCGGAGTTCGATCTTGTTCATCCCGAGCTTGACATGCAGCAGAAAAGCTGGGAGAAAGCGGAACGGCTGCTGCTTGAGCAGGCGTCGGATCTGGCGATGAAAAATGCGCGTATCCAAAACGACCAGCTGGAATTTTTCGTCGGCGGAGACCTGATGAACCAGATCATCAGCAGCACGTTTGCCGCAAGGACGATCGGGGTCCCTTATTTGGGCGTGTTCGGCGCATGTTCCACATCGATGGAATCGCTCGCGCTCGCTGCGCTCATCGTCAATTCAAATTCCGGCAAGTATGTCCTTGCCGGCACGAGCAGCCACAATTGCACGGTGGAGAAGCAGTTCCGCTATCCGACGGAATACGGCTCGCAAAAACCTCCGACAGCCCAGTATACGGTTACGGGAGCGGGCGCGGCCATTGTCGCCGCAGAGGGAACCGGGCCGGTCGTGGAATGCGCCACCATCGGACGCATCGTCGATCTCGGTATAAAAGACCCGTTCAATATGGGAGGAGCGATGGCTCCGGCAGCGGTGGATACGATTCAGATGCATTTGACCGATACCGGGCGGTCGCCCAAGGACTATGATTTGATCGTGACGGGCGATCTGGCATCGGTCGGCCATTCGATCGCGGCCGATTTGCTTGAGCGTGGCGGAGTTCCGATGGACCAGACGCAGTTCGGCGATTGCGGGCTGATGATATACGATGTCGAAAAGCAGAAGGTGCAGGCCGGAGGCAGCGGCTGTGGCTGCTCTGCAGTCGTCACCTACGCTCATTTGCTCAAACGGCTGGCCAAAGGCGAACTAAGCCGCATACTTGTCGTTGCGACAGGGGCGCTCCTGTCACCGCTGTCGTATCAGCAGGGCGAGAGCATCCCTTGTATCGCGCATGCCGTTTCCATTGAACGAAATGAGGTGTTTGCATGA
- a CDS encoding DUF58 domain-containing protein — protein sequence MKRMRTNSFRWLLFVVIDVFSLLYMLFQGGKTAVMLFCILNGLLLYLGIGFWSGLRNAAGDRRIHHTGAKEPGSINLSAGSPVEVKLQVRIPGYYPVPYVIVRDKLERHNGEIVSFETSFVPGVKRSGEAHYTTPPLSRGMYRFLETECSTRDVFGFFEHKGRFLAEAKFSVRPRTVPLRGWERINRGARGPYSFASSSLAAKETTQINGIREYLPGDRLTRIHWNASARTGEWKSKAFERESLPRTFVVLDCWQQPGNPASAESFELAVSVAASLFQYGMRGNTTMGFFASSAVRAGFAPRGGEAQLHAVMELLTRIDADGREPIASAIGHAETLIDPGSIVFLITSSGTEEVQAAMNRLNKRGISPCLIQTDVRAGGIRSVRKGRTRDRGWPVFDISRLQELPSVLEGKEAAYDAGG from the coding sequence ATGAAGAGGATGCGGACCAACTCATTCCGCTGGCTTTTGTTTGTCGTCATCGACGTCTTCAGCCTGCTTTACATGCTGTTTCAGGGCGGCAAGACGGCGGTGATGCTGTTCTGCATTTTAAACGGGCTGCTTCTTTATTTGGGGATCGGCTTTTGGAGTGGTCTCCGCAACGCGGCGGGCGACCGGCGCATCCATCATACGGGAGCGAAGGAACCCGGGAGCATCAATCTGTCGGCGGGCTCGCCGGTCGAAGTGAAGCTGCAGGTGCGGATTCCCGGTTATTACCCCGTTCCGTATGTCATCGTACGGGACAAGCTGGAACGCCATAACGGCGAAATCGTTTCGTTCGAAACGTCATTTGTGCCGGGTGTAAAACGAAGCGGCGAAGCGCATTATACGACACCGCCGCTATCAAGAGGCATGTACCGTTTCCTCGAAACCGAGTGTTCGACCCGGGATGTGTTCGGTTTTTTTGAGCATAAAGGCCGCTTTTTGGCGGAGGCAAAGTTCTCCGTTCGTCCCCGGACCGTGCCGCTCCGCGGATGGGAGCGGATAAACCGCGGTGCAAGAGGCCCCTATTCCTTCGCCTCCAGCTCTCTCGCTGCCAAAGAAACGACGCAAATTAACGGAATCCGGGAATATCTTCCCGGCGACCGGCTCACTCGCATCCATTGGAACGCAAGCGCCCGAACCGGCGAATGGAAATCCAAAGCGTTCGAGCGCGAATCGCTGCCGCGCACATTTGTCGTGCTGGACTGCTGGCAGCAACCAGGGAATCCGGCTTCGGCGGAAAGCTTTGAGCTTGCGGTTTCGGTCGCCGCGTCGCTGTTTCAATATGGAATGCGCGGAAATACAACGATGGGATTTTTTGCTTCGAGCGCCGTGCGTGCGGGCTTCGCTCCCCGAGGGGGGGAAGCGCAGCTGCATGCCGTGATGGAGCTGCTGACTCGGATCGACGCCGACGGACGGGAGCCGATTGCATCGGCGATCGGACATGCGGAGACGCTGATCGATCCCGGATCCATCGTTTTTTTAATTACTTCATCGGGCACGGAGGAAGTGCAGGCCGCGATGAACCGCCTCAATAAACGGGGCATTTCGCCTTGCCTGATCCAGACCGATGTGCGGGCCGGCGGCATCCGGAGCGTCCGGAAGGGCAGGACGCGCGACCGGGGATGGCCGGTATTTGACATCAGCAGACTGCAGGAGCTGCCGTCCGTGCTGGAAGGAAAGGAGGCGGCTTACGATGCTGGCGGCTAA
- a CDS encoding YdcF family protein has protein sequence MIYLIKFVYSFILPPGLLLLLLLVVAIRLWKKQPMYASILLGITFLFYILSTGFVSDKLVRSLEQSYEPPSNVQGDVIVVLGGGATKDTPDFGGSGNLSGSAGNRLLAAARLHERTGLPILFSGGQVFSDSGNEADIATRQLLELGIPASDLLTENRSLNTEQNAMYTAAMLKERGYSRPILMTSAFHLPRSVLNFERIGVTVTPYPVDYWTSVNESLYPAKFSPSSSAFSASGTALKEYLGIAALELKKMW, from the coding sequence TTGATCTATCTCATCAAATTTGTGTACAGCTTTATCCTACCGCCGGGTCTCCTCCTCCTGCTGCTGCTCGTTGTCGCGATCCGGCTGTGGAAAAAGCAGCCCATGTACGCATCGATCCTGCTCGGGATTACGTTTCTGTTCTACATCTTGTCAACCGGATTCGTCAGCGACAAGCTTGTCCGCAGTCTCGAACAAAGTTACGAGCCTCCTTCCAATGTACAAGGCGACGTTATCGTCGTGCTCGGAGGAGGAGCGACGAAGGATACGCCGGATTTCGGAGGCAGCGGCAATTTGTCCGGCTCCGCAGGCAACCGGCTGCTGGCGGCGGCCAGACTTCACGAGCGGACGGGACTGCCGATCTTATTTTCCGGAGGACAAGTATTTTCCGACAGCGGCAATGAAGCCGATATCGCCACGCGGCAGCTGCTGGAGCTCGGCATTCCCGCTAGCGACCTGCTGACCGAAAACCGTTCCCTCAATACGGAGCAAAACGCTATGTACACGGCGGCGATGTTGAAGGAACGCGGCTACTCCCGTCCGATCCTGATGACGTCGGCCTTCCATTTGCCCCGCTCCGTTCTCAATTTCGAGCGTATCGGCGTCACCGTGACTCCTTATCCCGTCGATTACTGGACCAGCGTAAACGAATCGTTGTATCCGGCCAAATTTTCGCCTTCATCGAGCGCTTTTTCGGCGAGTGGCACCGCGCTCAAGGAATATTTGGGCATCGCCGCCCTCGAATTAAAGAAAATGTGGTGA
- a CDS encoding metal ABC transporter substrate-binding protein has translation MKWRSAKMIAAVAAFSILLAGCGSGAGSSGTNAAEATGATDNGKKLKVVATFYPMVEFSRQVGGDDVEVTGLIPAGAEPHDWEPSAKDMVLIKEADVFVYNGIVETWAEKAMESAVNDKRVVVEASKGIALMEGTAEEEEEEGHDHETADGKVLDPHVWLDPVLAQQEVQAIAAAFEQADPGHKDNYRANANAYNAKLQELDKAFQSGLKDAKRTDFITQHAAFGYLAKQYGLTQVPIAGLSPEQEPSPDKMAEVVQFAKTNNVKTIFFETLVEPKIAETIATEAGAKTDVLNPLEGLTDEDKQKNLDYIGIMNQNLEALKKALNE, from the coding sequence ATGAAATGGCGGTCAGCAAAAATGATTGCAGCGGTGGCGGCATTCTCGATCCTGCTTGCCGGATGCGGCAGCGGCGCCGGCAGCTCAGGCACAAATGCGGCGGAAGCTACCGGGGCGACCGATAACGGCAAGAAACTGAAAGTGGTCGCGACTTTTTATCCGATGGTGGAATTCAGCCGCCAGGTTGGCGGCGACGATGTTGAAGTGACGGGACTTATTCCTGCCGGAGCGGAGCCGCACGATTGGGAGCCTAGCGCGAAAGACATGGTGTTGATCAAGGAAGCGGACGTATTCGTTTATAACGGCATTGTCGAGACCTGGGCTGAAAAGGCGATGGAGAGCGCGGTCAATGACAAGCGTGTCGTTGTGGAAGCGAGTAAAGGCATTGCATTAATGGAAGGAACTGCGGAGGAGGAAGAGGAGGAAGGACACGACCATGAGACGGCTGACGGCAAAGTGCTGGACCCTCATGTTTGGCTTGATCCTGTGCTGGCGCAGCAAGAAGTGCAGGCAATCGCAGCTGCCTTTGAGCAGGCCGATCCGGGCCATAAAGACAATTACAGGGCGAATGCCAATGCTTATAACGCGAAGCTGCAGGAGCTGGATAAGGCTTTCCAATCCGGTCTGAAAGATGCGAAGCGCACAGATTTTATTACGCAGCATGCCGCGTTCGGTTATTTGGCCAAACAGTACGGCCTGACCCAGGTTCCGATTGCCGGATTGTCTCCGGAGCAGGAGCCGTCCCCGGACAAAATGGCGGAAGTTGTACAATTCGCCAAAACGAACAACGTCAAAACCATTTTCTTTGAGACGCTGGTCGAGCCGAAAATTGCAGAAACGATCGCGACCGAAGCGGGAGCGAAGACCGATGTTCTCAATCCGCTTGAAGGCTTGACTGATGAGGATAAACAGAAGAATCTCGATTATATCGGTATCATGAATCAAAATCTCGAGGCGTTGAAAAAAGCGCTGAATGAATAA
- a CDS encoding YqeG family HAD IIIA-type phosphatase — MFERLVPHMRVKSIYDIDLNMLAQKGVKGIITDLDNTLVGARVALATPELVQWLDTVRSLGFKVVIVSNNHETRVSRFALPLAIPFIHAARKPGGRSFRKALRVLGLQAEETVVIGDQMLTDVLGGKRMGLYTILVSPITPADEGIMTRFNRLIERIALSRLRRKGLWQEEEKK; from the coding sequence ATGTTTGAACGGCTCGTGCCGCATATGCGTGTAAAATCAATCTACGATATTGATTTGAATATGCTCGCTCAAAAAGGAGTTAAAGGGATCATAACTGATCTGGACAATACGCTGGTCGGTGCCCGCGTCGCGCTTGCTACGCCGGAGCTGGTCCAGTGGCTGGATACGGTGCGCAGTCTCGGCTTCAAGGTTGTGATCGTATCCAACAACCACGAAACGAGGGTATCCCGTTTCGCGCTCCCGCTCGCCATTCCGTTCATCCATGCCGCGCGCAAGCCGGGCGGCCGCTCGTTCCGCAAAGCGCTTAGGGTACTCGGGCTTCAGGCGGAGGAGACGGTTGTCATCGGAGACCAGATGCTGACGGACGTGCTGGGCGGCAAGCGTATGGGACTGTACACCATTCTGGTCAGTCCGATTACGCCGGCCGATGAAGGCATCATGACCCGTTTCAACCGGCTGATCGAGAGGATTGCCCTCTCGCGCCTGCGCAGGAAGGGATTGTGGCAGGAGGAGGAAAAGAAGTGA
- the spoVAC gene encoding stage V sporulation protein AC, which yields MTMSPQEYQNFAKTHEPTRSVLGNCVKAFLVGGIICVIGQAFQELFVHSFGMTEAQAGNPTVAVLIFISVILTSLGVYDKIAQWAGAGSAVPVTGFANSMASAALEHRSEGLVLGVGGNMFKLAGSVIVFGTVAAFFVGIVHLILGTGGQS from the coding sequence ATGACGATGTCGCCTCAAGAATACCAAAATTTCGCAAAAACACATGAACCGACCCGTTCCGTGCTGGGCAACTGCGTGAAAGCGTTCCTCGTCGGGGGCATCATCTGCGTGATCGGACAAGCGTTCCAGGAGCTGTTCGTTCATTCGTTTGGGATGACGGAGGCTCAGGCGGGCAACCCGACAGTGGCCGTGCTGATATTCATTTCGGTTATTCTTACGAGTCTCGGCGTTTATGACAAAATCGCCCAATGGGCAGGCGCCGGCTCCGCCGTGCCGGTAACGGGCTTCGCCAATTCCATGGCGTCCGCCGCGCTGGAGCACCGCAGCGAAGGGCTTGTGCTGGGCGTCGGGGGCAACATGTTCAAGCTGGCCGGTTCGGTTATCGTGTTCGGAACGGTGGCTGCCTTTTTCGTCGGCATTGTCCATCTCATTCTCGGAACGGGAGGGCAATCGTAA
- a CDS encoding transglutaminase TgpA family protein, with protein sequence MLAAKAVAKPIDQPAQRPAAKPQSWFRRLGCLFIAILFWNDIQVMQGFWWTETYQIVYGTLIVTALVEIALPGKRTYRILLEAAAVLALNIVISPFQWNWAENGTLRERISGFWHDLTALHPFIEISAGIWLLFLLFAGWASTRLRIIGVTAVCLMTLAVTDSFTPIYLWDNVAWSVFAGLAWLVAEHYSRFQREHPRSWRELFRYPAQFILPIVLVLSLVMSSGLFVPEIGPVFRDPYTIWKESRGETVRSFVGDKGVGAAAESAFSAQSGYSRDDTELGGGFQFDYSPVMTVESSARSYWRGETKAEYTGSGWEDNDAERSESKIVGPSTSSRLPLSENRSKAKTAIVQQTITMKGDDRYPVLFGAGPITSILAMTSGNSERSVLDALAWGPESGELRMPAGRAMNYPETYTIVSEVTELDEGGLRSTHTGGVSAAYLQLPATVPQRVKDLADQITQDMSNDYDKAKAIEAYLRTNYSYTNTPDLKRKNSSDFVDSFLFEIKEGYCDYFSSAMAVLARAEGIPARWVKGYAPGVSGLNPSDLSDTAPLRNEAAVSTLYSVRNADAHSWVEIYFDGYGWIPFEATAGFSFPYTIAADETGAATPQNEQEPEQNQENEKASAPQENAAFTIPSYVPVLALSLLAVTVLTLAILRRKAIADAWTRYRVRTFTADERIVWETEKLVRKARRRGLSKAEHETLREAMVRWSGQRDSLQSDLSRLLTVFEKAKYSGVQTTPEEAQRYSEQVKTVIEKL encoded by the coding sequence ATGCTGGCGGCTAAAGCGGTCGCGAAGCCTATCGATCAACCTGCCCAACGCCCTGCCGCCAAGCCGCAAAGCTGGTTCCGACGGCTTGGCTGTCTATTTATCGCGATTTTGTTTTGGAACGACATTCAGGTGATGCAAGGATTTTGGTGGACCGAAACGTATCAAATTGTATATGGCACGCTCATCGTAACGGCTCTTGTCGAAATCGCGCTGCCGGGTAAACGGACTTACCGGATCTTGCTGGAAGCGGCGGCGGTGCTGGCGCTGAACATTGTGATTTCTCCTTTTCAATGGAATTGGGCCGAAAATGGGACTCTTAGGGAGAGAATCAGCGGTTTCTGGCATGACTTGACCGCTTTGCATCCGTTTATTGAGATTTCGGCCGGCATTTGGCTGCTCTTTCTGCTGTTTGCCGGATGGGCGAGCACACGCTTGCGCATTATCGGGGTAACCGCCGTCTGCCTGATGACGCTGGCCGTGACGGATTCATTCACGCCTATTTATTTGTGGGATAACGTCGCGTGGAGCGTGTTTGCCGGGCTTGCATGGCTGGTTGCGGAGCACTATTCCCGGTTTCAGCGCGAGCATCCGCGCAGCTGGAGGGAGCTGTTTCGCTACCCGGCCCAGTTTATACTGCCGATCGTGCTTGTTCTTTCGCTCGTTATGTCGTCCGGATTATTCGTTCCGGAGATCGGGCCGGTATTTCGGGACCCTTATACGATCTGGAAAGAATCGCGCGGAGAGACGGTAAGATCGTTCGTAGGCGACAAGGGCGTCGGCGCTGCCGCTGAGTCCGCCTTCAGCGCCCAATCCGGCTACAGCCGCGATGACACCGAGCTGGGAGGGGGATTCCAGTTCGATTATTCGCCCGTGATGACGGTCGAGTCGTCCGCCAGAAGTTATTGGCGCGGCGAAACGAAAGCGGAATATACGGGCAGCGGTTGGGAGGACAACGACGCGGAAAGGTCCGAAAGCAAAATTGTCGGCCCGAGCACGAGCAGCCGGCTGCCTCTGTCGGAAAATCGTTCAAAAGCGAAAACAGCGATCGTGCAGCAGACGATTACGATGAAGGGGGACGACCGCTATCCGGTTCTGTTCGGGGCTGGACCGATTACTTCGATTCTTGCGATGACATCCGGAAATTCGGAACGGTCCGTTCTGGACGCTCTTGCATGGGGGCCGGAATCCGGAGAGCTCAGAATGCCTGCGGGCAGAGCGATGAATTACCCGGAAACGTATACGATCGTCTCAGAGGTAACCGAATTGGATGAAGGCGGCTTGCGGAGCACTCACACGGGAGGCGTGAGCGCGGCGTATTTGCAACTGCCGGCCACGGTCCCGCAGCGGGTGAAAGATTTGGCCGATCAAATTACGCAGGACATGAGCAACGATTATGATAAAGCGAAAGCAATCGAAGCGTACTTGCGCACGAACTATTCCTACACGAACACACCCGATCTGAAGCGGAAAAACAGCAGCGATTTCGTCGATTCGTTTCTGTTTGAAATTAAGGAAGGATATTGCGACTACTTCTCCAGCGCAATGGCCGTCCTGGCGAGAGCGGAGGGAATACCTGCGCGCTGGGTGAAAGGGTACGCTCCGGGAGTGAGCGGACTGAACCCGTCCGATTTGAGCGATACGGCGCCATTAAGAAACGAGGCGGCCGTTTCAACGCTCTACTCCGTCCGCAATGCGGACGCTCACTCGTGGGTGGAGATTTATTTCGACGGCTACGGCTGGATTCCGTTCGAGGCTACCGCCGGTTTTTCATTCCCGTATACGATCGCCGCGGACGAAACGGGCGCTGCGACGCCCCAGAACGAGCAGGAACCGGAACAAAATCAGGAGAACGAGAAGGCTTCAGCCCCGCAGGAAAACGCGGCATTTACGATTCCTTCCTATGTGCCGGTTTTGGCGCTGTCGCTCCTGGCCGTTACCGTCTTGACGCTGGCCATCCTGCGGCGCAAAGCGATTGCAGACGCTTGGACCCGCTACCGGGTGCGGACTTTTACCGCCGATGAGCGGATTGTATGGGAGACGGAAAAGCTGGTGCGAAAGGCGCGCCGCCGCGGGTTGTCCAAAGCGGAGCACGAGACGCTGCGCGAAGCGATGGTGCGCTGGTCCGGGCAGCGGGACTCGCTGCAGAGCGATTTGAGCCGCCTGCTGACCGTCTTTGAAAAAGCGAAATACAGCGGCGTTCAGACGACGCCCGAGGAAGCGCAGCGTTACTCGGAGCAGGTCAAAACGGTTATCGAGAAGCTGTAG
- a CDS encoding GTP-binding protein, whose product MNQNKIPVSVLSGYLGAGKTTILNHVLNNRDGLKVAVIVNDLSEVNIDADLIRDGAGLSRTNEKLVEMSNGCICCTLREDLLKEVEKLALEGRFDYILIESTGIGEPVPVAQTFTYIDEEHGIDLSQICRLDTMVTVVDAYRFWNDFSSGETLLDRNQAAGSDDIREVVDLLIDQIEFCDVLILNKCDMVETDELDELEGVLRKLQPRAKFIRSERGKVDPAAILNTGLFNFDEASTSAGWIKELENPVHTPETDEYGISSFVYERVKPFHPERLMKWMEDWPVDIVRAKGTMWLATRNDMGQSFSQAGPSIQLGPAGYWVAALPEDERKFYLQDEPELARAWDAVYGDRINKVVLIGIDMNRNEIESTLDQCLLTDDEMRMDWSRFADPFPKAIAELAEQLQ is encoded by the coding sequence ATGAATCAGAACAAAATTCCCGTTTCCGTCCTGAGCGGTTATCTGGGTGCGGGTAAAACGACCATTTTGAACCATGTCTTGAACAACCGGGATGGGCTCAAGGTGGCTGTCATTGTGAACGATTTGAGCGAAGTGAACATTGACGCGGACCTTATCCGAGATGGCGCGGGACTGTCGCGCACGAACGAAAAGCTGGTCGAAATGTCGAACGGCTGCATCTGCTGCACACTGAGGGAAGATCTGCTCAAGGAAGTGGAGAAGCTGGCACTGGAAGGCCGCTTCGATTACATTCTCATTGAATCGACGGGAATCGGGGAGCCTGTTCCGGTCGCGCAGACGTTCACCTACATCGATGAGGAGCACGGCATCGACTTGTCGCAAATTTGCCGTCTCGATACGATGGTTACCGTTGTCGACGCGTATCGTTTCTGGAACGACTTTTCCTCCGGTGAAACGCTGCTGGACCGTAACCAGGCGGCCGGAAGCGACGACATAAGAGAAGTCGTTGACCTTCTGATCGATCAGATCGAGTTTTGCGATGTGCTTATTCTGAACAAATGCGACATGGTTGAGACCGATGAATTGGATGAGCTGGAAGGGGTGCTGCGCAAGCTGCAGCCGCGCGCGAAATTCATCCGCTCGGAGCGGGGAAAAGTAGACCCTGCGGCGATTTTGAATACCGGCTTGTTCAATTTTGATGAAGCGAGTACGTCCGCAGGCTGGATCAAGGAGCTGGAAAACCCGGTACATACGCCGGAAACGGACGAATATGGCATCTCTTCCTTCGTCTACGAGCGCGTCAAGCCTTTCCATCCCGAGCGTCTGATGAAGTGGATGGAAGATTGGCCGGTCGATATTGTGCGGGCCAAAGGGACGATGTGGCTGGCGACCCGCAACGATATGGGCCAGAGCTTCAGCCAGGCGGGTCCTTCGATCCAGCTTGGTCCGGCCGGATATTGGGTTGCGGCGCTTCCAGAAGATGAACGCAAATTTTATCTGCAGGATGAACCTGAGCTCGCCCGCGCTTGGGACGCCGTCTATGGTGACCGGATCAACAAAGTCGTTCTGATCGGCATCGATATGAACCGGAATGAAATTGAATCCACGCTCGATCAGTGTTTGCTGACCGACGATGAAATGAGGATGGATTGGAGCCGGTTCGCGGATCCGTTCCCAAAGGCAATTGCCGAGCTAGCTGAACAGCTTCAATAA